One region of Limnospira fusiformis SAG 85.79 genomic DNA includes:
- a CDS encoding serpin family protein gives MSKFSAWGRRNGSLLASLLLLWGVGLPVITQAVGNSSESNSYQIARVDNNAIVNQNNQFAIDLYNQLQREISGNLFFSPYSLSTAMAMTYEGSRNQTAIQISQVFHFPQPPGSLYPEFTSLLNDIKSRNSSQLYLVNRLWGQSGYRFQEPFLQITKNHYNAQLNQVDFMGDHEKSRQIINDWVSQETNHKITDLIPPGILDRLTRLILTNAVYFSGDWLSPFPEKYTQDGIFNLPSGETISVPMMHHPNVSISYHSLPEVQIIELPYSDGNLSMIILLPAEGTDLPTFAQNMTIANFQNWLHRLEYVNLEIWLPKFNFSSSFNLKSTLSYMGMESAFTETADFSGISSEKPFFLYDVVHQAFVNVDEKGTEASAATGVIVGSRSSIRDRIHINRPFMFIIRELDSGTILFMGSVVNPLEQ, from the coding sequence AGCTTGGGGTCGGCGGAATGGTTCCCTATTGGCTTCCCTGCTATTACTGTGGGGTGTAGGTTTACCAGTCATAACCCAGGCTGTTGGCAATAGTTCAGAGTCTAACTCATATCAGATTGCTCGTGTAGATAATAATGCGATCGTGAATCAAAATAACCAATTTGCTATCGACCTATACAACCAACTTCAAAGGGAAATATCAGGGAATTTATTTTTCTCACCCTATAGCCTTTCTACTGCTATGGCTATGACCTATGAAGGGTCACGAAATCAAACGGCTATCCAAATATCCCAGGTTTTCCATTTCCCTCAGCCTCCTGGTAGTTTATACCCGGAATTTACCAGTCTGCTTAATGATATTAAAAGCCGCAACTCTTCCCAACTATACTTAGTTAATCGTCTGTGGGGACAGTCTGGCTATAGGTTTCAGGAACCTTTTTTACAAATTACCAAAAATCATTATAATGCACAGTTAAATCAAGTGGATTTTATGGGGGATCATGAAAAATCCCGCCAAATTATTAATGATTGGGTAAGCCAAGAAACTAACCACAAAATTACTGACCTAATCCCACCGGGAATTTTAGATAGATTAACCCGACTGATTCTGACCAATGCCGTTTATTTTTCGGGAGACTGGTTATCACCTTTTCCCGAGAAATATACTCAAGATGGCATCTTTAATTTACCATCAGGAGAAACTATTTCGGTGCCGATGATGCACCATCCTAATGTATCTATTAGTTATCATAGTTTACCGGAAGTTCAGATAATTGAACTTCCCTATTCGGATGGCAATTTATCAATGATAATTCTGCTACCGGCGGAAGGAACTGACCTGCCGACTTTCGCACAAAATATGACGATCGCCAATTTCCAAAACTGGCTGCACAGGCTGGAATATGTGAACCTAGAAATATGGCTACCCAAGTTTAATTTTAGCTCATCGTTTAATCTCAAGTCAACCCTCAGTTATATGGGTATGGAATCAGCTTTTACGGAAACTGCTGATTTTTCTGGTATCAGTTCCGAAAAACCATTTTTTTTATATGATGTGGTGCATCAAGCCTTTGTCAATGTCGATGAAAAAGGCACAGAAGCATCAGCCGCCACTGGGGTAATCGTCGGAAGTAGAAGTTCCATCCGCGATCGCATTCATATTAATCGACCATTTATGTTTATAATTAGAGAGTTGGACAGTGGCACTATATTATTTATGGGGTCTGTGGTCAATCCATTAGAACAGTGA